AAAGAGAACTTTCTAAACGTACAGGTGTGTATAATTTTTTGCTGACCTCTTATACCCTATGTGTGATTCATTTGGTTTCACTAGGCCACAGTATTTGTATGTAAATTTTTTAGTTCTAACATCCATAATTCAATTCAAAGTCCCTTCAAGCTTAAAGCGTCTTTGAGTACCATTTATTTGTAGGactaaagaaagctttaaaattgaagagaCTGAATTTAATTATGATGTTATGAAACTAGCCATAAGTAGTTTGAAATACTAATGTTCTATCGCTCAATGAAAATATGTGATATCTATCTATGCAGGAATGCTACTGCCCACTACTGTTGGTTGAGATAGTTGTGCTATGTTTATTAGCTATTAACTAGATCAAGTATCAAAGAACACAGTATAACTAAGGATTAGTAAataattcataataatatttcattcaGTATATTATGTAGGGGAATTACCAATGGTGGGCAAAAAGGAATAATTATATGGttacctaatttatgtactccTACAATAGATATCTATTTGTTGTTGTATACTTATGTTTTCACCGAACTGTTGGTCTTATTGACCAAAATAATTGGGAACTGCAAATCCCATCCATTCAGATTGTTTTCAtcaatccaaatttttttcagCTTATGCCAAAGGATTTCCTTCAGATGAAGAACTCCCTGAAATTCTCAATTTCCTAGAATCTCATGGACCAATTGAATCATGTATTAAAAGGTCTTACAAAAAAGATGATGAAtatatattcaaaggttcctgtTTCATCATATTCAAAGATGTTGAAACTtgcaaaaaatttgttgaagCAGAAGAAATCAAATATAAGGACGTCAATTTAATTCGTAAATGGCAGGAGGATTATTATAAAGAAAAACGTGCTGAAATAGAAGAGACTAAAAAGAGTAATAAAGAAAAGAAACTTGCTAAACAGCAAGAACAAGAAGATGAGAAGTCCAAAAAAACTATTGAATTTCCTAAGGGTGCAACTCTTTTCTTCAGTGGAATTCAAGAAGGGACAACTATCACAAGAGAACAAATCAAAGATAAGTTGAGGGAAATCGCTGATATTGGAAATCCTTTCATTGATTTCAACAGAGGAGATGTACAAGGCTACGTCAGATTACCCAAGGAAAACGATGCTGTTGAACTTATCAAAAAATTGGAAGATAATGAATTGGAAGTTGGTGAGgctaaattgaaattgaaagtgcTAGAGGGAGAAGAGGAAGAAGAGCATATGAAGAAGTCTGCTGAGGCTATCACCCAAATAAGGAAATCCCACAAGTTTAATAAGTTTGGAAAGAAGAGGAAGGGTGGAAACTTTGGTAGCAACAACAGGAAAAAAGCAAAAGTAGAGAAAAGCGATGACTAATCTTTTATCAAGTTTTTACATAATATTATTGTTGATTGAATTCTCCAGAATGTATATTATTCTGTGTTTAATATTATAATGTAAATTATGTAGTTTACATATTTGACAGTATGGCATAAAATAAActattattttataattaatCTTTTATTGGTGAAGCAAATAACTATTATCATACATCTAAAGCAAGAAGTTATAcattttttgaatttaaaatACAAATGATTGATAATAAATAgataaaatttgaataatactaATTCACTTCAATCATAAGGTTCCCTTTTCGAGagcaattgaaatatttgttccttAAAGCTTTACAAAATTGGCTTTGCTCCTTCTTACCTACCTCTGGACTTTGTCTGGGAAACAATTGAGgataaatggatgaaatttgcTGCATATCTATAACATACAACTGCCTCCCATGAATAATCCTGATAATTTTTGTCAAACACACAAATATTAAAAGAAAAACAGTAAATTCCAaaacttttgaaactgcactCGCTGAATTAATTACCGATAATAATTTCTACTTTATAAGACAAGctcaattaattttttgtttgaactgATCTTGTGTGATTCTCAAATCAAGGTAGAAGAATTTGTAGGTTGCAGTTGCGAAACTCGCTAAGATCATGGAGTTTTTTGGGTTATCCAGGATTAAGTGATAATTGGAATGCAATCATTTCCATAAGGTACTtcggaattttttgcatgaacGTCAAAAATATGCAACGTTTTTTCCAGAATACTGCACATTACAGGCAGATATATATGTCCTGAAAGATGTTGGGTTTATTTCCTAAGTTTAATTGAAAACAATCTCTTCAAGATTTACAAACATAAACACGTTTTCAGTAAAGGAGacagtttgaaatttgaaattgatttaATCGTTTAATTTTCGTTACATTTAATGGAAACGTAGTTTTCAGTTGCATTTCATTTTCTACTTGGGAGCCATGAGACTTAAAAGCTCCCATCAGTATATGAAAAACTTTCCTGTTTCATTTTCCTCCGTTTAGTAGGCAGGTACAGTTTGATTAGATAAAAAGTAGGTAACTAATTATAACGCACGATAACCAAAGCCGCATGTGCTTATCTTCCCTAATGAGCGTAAAAATCTTCGGAAACACGAATTATTAATACATTACAAGGGAAATAATTGTGCACGCTGGGAGCCAACTGAGAGTGAAAGTACTTCTCACAGTCTTATACGCGATTTTCCTAAGATAAACTGGAGTTAGATACGATGTAAGACTTGCTAAGTGAGTTTTATTTGAGTCAACATAATGTCGTTTACCAAAAAGTATGGTAATTTGGAGTATGTAAGAATACTACCCGACACAGAAGCTCTACTTTCTTCGGAGTACAACGAGGATAACGACGAAGAAATTGAAGTGAAATACGTTCACAGGCACCTTGAAGATAAGGTAAGTTGAACTCTTGTGAAATTAGCGATCTTTATATATACGCGGAATGCACGAAAATGTGCATTGACTGATGGAGttcaaatgaaaaagaaaaaagaaactcTAAAATGTTGGTGGAATAACCTAAATGAAACAATAAAATTTGAGACTTAAATCAAGCATTACTGAGgcattgtacagggtgttaTTTGTGATTGAGTGCGACAAACTTTAGGGGGTGATTCTTCTTTACGGAATTTTGTCCGTAAATGCTTCGTTTTCCGAGATAAGgtctgttgaatttttttttgactgACTATATTTATTGGAATGAAGCCGGTCATGACAtgtaaatgaaattttttttcagaggtAGTTAGGTATAGCGCATTTTTTGGCATGTAAATTAATTTACAAATTGATGCAGTTATAAGTGAcaaaatttcgtttttctgGATGATAATCTACTACCACACAGATCCGACCAGGTGATTAGTGGGTTCCATATTTAGCATATTACCTT
The nucleotide sequence above comes from Coccinella septempunctata chromosome 4, icCocSept1.1, whole genome shotgun sequence. Encoded proteins:
- the LOC123311047 gene encoding la protein homolog; its protein translation is MADDLEQKIIKQVEYYFGDINLPRDKFLKAKTEEDDGWVTLEVLLSFKRLASLSEDPEVIANALKKSENGLLEISEDNKKVRRNPEKTVPEMNETRKRELSKRTAYAKGFPSDEELPEILNFLESHGPIESCIKRSYKKDDEYIFKGSCFIIFKDVETCKKFVEAEEIKYKDVNLIRKWQEDYYKEKRAEIEETKKSNKEKKLAKQQEQEDEKSKKTIEFPKGATLFFSGIQEGTTITREQIKDKLREIADIGNPFIDFNRGDVQGYVRLPKENDAVELIKKLEDNELEVGEAKLKLKVLEGEEEEEHMKKSAEAITQIRKSHKFNKFGKKRKGGNFGSNNRKKAKVEKSDD